One part of the Kryptolebias marmoratus isolate JLee-2015 linkage group LG2, ASM164957v2, whole genome shotgun sequence genome encodes these proteins:
- the tp53i13 gene encoding tumor protein p53-inducible protein 13 isoform X3: MRGQTHLLRPHYTQQRGATVLLYHPCAPLHERRLLAQLARSCLPDYIVTPHPQLSTNRPLALVSWGRTLEMITVVSSDVCDWLQITQSTRPKFDGVTQTGKYNLLLTRSAGLNLLEGPTEMKDSLRRCCEQTISSLLRGTTDGVPSTKKERLNVNKRRNKSRRIRAAVGEQEYNSKKPDETTNGSSQTNRTIPQRPESGQNDSSTHGSSSAESVPGKRTPSDPSVPGSALQPQIQDLPSVAATPSVPESSLQSDSSGLKDSQVSGPKAQPNRKEVKHSGLSGGGNNKPSQITKPEVLAAVPKDEGTNSVKQEHKDSAPRSEANLSVDQKMKDNTMVDVAEREVDRNLKLSDVQSSQKSEKAASRSASKVQPESQLQPEAHGDANGKGGGGENHPPPPPAAAVKVGLQRTPRTDEAVWAAAALGFLFILLTLSILHTRLYRHWRTTPSLYWHDPQKDYDSVADVIRRRLRIAKKRRKRSRRQECVLLPSSSSSDERP; encoded by the exons cgTGGAGCTACCGTTCTGCTCTACCATCCCTGCGCACCACTCCACGAGCGTCGCCTCCTGGCTCAGCTGGCCCGCTCCTGTCTCCCGGACTACATCGTCACCCCACACCCGCAGCTCAGCACAAACAGG CCATTAGCCTTGGTGTCCTGGGGTCGCACTTTGGAAATGATCACTGTGGTCTCTTCAGAcgtctgtgattggctgcagATCACACAAAGCACGAGGCCCAAGTTTGATGGTGTGACCCAGACCGGGAAGTACAACCTCCTGTTGACCAGGTCAGCCGGGCTGAACCTGCTGGAAGGACCGACAGAAATGAAG GATTCCCTGAGGCGATGCTGTGAGCAGACCATCTCCTCACTGCTGAGAGGAACCACGGACGGCGTGCCCAGCACGAAGAAGGAACGCTTAAACGTAAATAAACGGCGAAATAAAAGCAGGAGAATCCGAGCCGCCGTTGGAGAACAAGAGTATAACAGCAAGAAGCCTGACGAAACAACAAATGGCTCCAGTCAAACCAACAGAACGATCCCTCAACGGCCGGAGTCTGGACAGAATGACAGCAGCACACACGGATCATCATCCGCAGAGTCAGTTCCAGGGAAAAGGACTCCCTCTGACCCTTCTGTTCCAGGATCAGCTCTTCAGCCACAGATTCAGGATTTACCATCTGTGGCCGCAACTCCTTCGGTCCCGGAGAGTTCACTTCAGAGTGATTCATCTGGATTAAAGGATTCTCAGGTCAGCGGGCCAAAGGCACAGCCCAATCGTAAAGAGGTTAAACACTCTGGGTTGTCAGGCGGTGGAAACAACAAGCCGAGCCAAATAACCAAGCCTGAAGTCCTGGCTGCCGTTCCTAAAGACGAAGGTACGAACTCAGTCAAACAGGAACATAAGGACTCTGCTCCCAGAAGCGAGGCAAATCTCTCAGTGGATCAAAAGATGAAGGATAACACAATGGTTGATGTTGCAGAGAGAGAGGTGGATCGTAATCTGAAGCTCAGTGACGTGCAGTCTTCGCAAAAAAGCGAAAAGGCTGCGTCTCGTTCTGCTTCCAAAGTCCAACCGgagtctcagctgcagccagaGGCCCACGGAGACGCCAACGGAAAAGGCGGAGGAGGAGAgaatcatcctcctcctcctcctgctgctgcagtgaaAGTGGGCCTGCAAAGGACCCCCAGGACAGACGAGGCGGTGTGGGCCGCAGCAGCACTGGGCTTCCTGTTCATCCTCCTCACGCTGTCCATTCTTCACACCCGCCTGTATCGCCACTGGAGGACCACCCCCAGCCTGTACTGGCACGACCCGCAGAAGGATTACGACAGCGTGGCGG ATGTGATCCGAAGGAGGCTGAGGATCGCGAAGAAAAGACGGAAGAGAAGCCGAAGGCAGGAGTGCGTCCTTCTGCCGAGTTCCTCCAGCTCAGACGAGCGTCCGTAA